GAGCTTCCGTCTCGACGCGGTGCTCCCTGGCCACGGCCATGGGAGCCGGAGGAACGACCGGTGTCGCCGGACCGCCCTGCCCCGGAAGACCTACGGTCGCGGTCGTCGGCGTGACGTTCTGGGCTGTCGTTCACAGCGGTGTCCCTTCGATATGCACTGACGTTCATCATCCCACGAGCAGGGTCGTGGGGGCTTGCCCGGTAGGTCACAGGCACGCCAAAGGCCCACCCCGTGAGGGGTGGGCCTTTGGTGAATGGTTGTCCGGCGGCGACCTACTCTCCCACCCCGTCTCCAGGGCAGTACCATCGGCGCTGAGAGGCTTAGCTTCCGGGTTCGGAATGGGACCGGGCGTTTCCCTCTCGCTATGACCGCCGTAACTCTATGGAGATGTCGGGACCCTGGTTACGAAGGGTGTGCCCGTATCTCGGGAACCGCACAGTGGACGCGTAGCAAAAAGTTTGAGTGTTATCAAGTTGTCGGCTTATTAGTACCGGTCAGCTTCAGCAGTCTTTAGTCCTGCCTTACACATCCGGCCTATCTACCCAGTGGTCTAGCTGGGAGCCTCTCCCCCTTGCGGGGATGGAAACCTCATCTTGAAGCAGGCTTCCCGCTTAGATGCTTTCAGCGGTTATCCCTTCCGAACGTAGCTAACCAGCCGTGCTCCTGGCGGAACAACTGGCACACCAGAGGTTCGTCCGTCCCGGTCCTCTCGTACTAGGGACAGCCCTTCTCAAGTTTCCTGCGCGCGCAGCGGATAGGGACCGAACTGTCTCACGACGTTCTAAACCCAGCTCGCGTACCGCTTTAATGGGCGAACAGCCCAACCCTTGGGACCTACTCCAGCCCCAGGATGCGACGAGCCGACATCGAGGTGCCAAACCATGCCGTCGATATGGACTCTTGGGCAAGATCAGCCTGTTATCCCCGGGGTACCTTTTATCCGTTGAGCGACGGCGCTTCCACAAGCCACCGCCGGATCACTAGTTCCGACTTTCGTCCCTGCTCGACCTGTCAGTCTCACAGTCAAGCTCCCTTGTGCACTTGCACTCGACACCTGATTGCCAACCAGGCTGAGGGAACCTTTGAGCGCCTCCGTTACATTTTAGGAGGCAACCGCCCCAGTTAAACTACCCACCAGGCACTGTCCCTGATCCGGATTACGGACCGAGGTTAGATATCCAGAGCGACCAGAGTGGTATTTCAACGTTGACTCCACACACACTGGCGTGCATGCTTCACAGTCTCCCACCTATCCTACACAAGCCGCACCGAACACCAATACCAAGCTATAGTAAAGGTCCCGGGGTCTTTCCGTCCTGCTGCGCGTAACGAGCATCTTTACTCGTAGTGCAATTTCGCCGAGTTCGCGGTTGAGACAGCGGAGAAGTCGTTACGCCATTCGTGCAGGTCGGAACTTACCCGACAAGGAATTTCGCTACCTTAGGATGGTTATAGTTACCACCGCCGTTTACTGGGGCTTAAATTCTGAGCTTCGCCCGAAGGCTGACCCGTCCTCTTAACCTTCCAGCACCGGGCAGGCGTCAGTCCGTATACATCGTCTTGCGACTTCGCACGGACCTGTGTTTTTAGTAAACAGTCGCTTCTCCCTGGTCTCTGCGGCCGTCAACGCTCGGGAAGCTAGTTCCGTCACGCATCGGGCCCCCCTTCTCCCGAAGTTACGGGGGCATTTTGCCGAGTTCCTTAACCACGATTCTCTCGATCGCCTTAGTATTCTCTACCTGACCACCTGAGTCGGTTTAGGGTACGGGCGGCTAGAACCTCGCGCCGAGGCTTTTCTTGGCAGCATAGGATCACCCAATTCGCGCATACGCGCTATCTATCAGTTCTCAGGCTATGTGAACAGCGGATTTGCCTACTGTTCGCCCTACAACCTTGGACACGGTCAACCATCGCCGTGCTGGGCTACCTTCCTGCGTCACCCCTGTTAATACGCTTACCTAGTACCGGTTCGGGTCGCGCGCCGCTCCAGCGATGTCTCCCGAAGGAGACGGTGCTGGTTAAGGGCGCTTAGCATCACCGGGTTCGGTATGGGCGGTTCTTCGCCGGTAGGAGAATATCAACTCCTTGTCCATCGACTACGCCTGTCGGCCTCGCCTTAGGTCCCGACTTACCCAGGGCGGATTAGCCTGGCCCTGGAACCCTTGGTCATTCGGCGGACGGGTTTCTCACCCGTCTTTCGCTACTCATGCCTGCATTCTCACTCGTGTAGGCTCCACCGCTGGGTTACCCCGCGACTTCACTGCCCACACGACGCTCCCCTACCCATCCACACGCCTGGACCACGAAGGCCTAGCGTTTGTGTGAATGCCACAGCTTCGGCGGTGTACTTGAGCCCCGCTACATTGTCGGCGCGGAATCACTTGACCAGTGAGCTATTACGCACTCTTTCAAGGGTGGCTGCTTCTAAGCCAACCTCCTGGTTGTCTGTGCAACTCCACATCCTTTCCCACTTAGCACACGCTTAGGGGCCTTAGCTGGTGGTCTGGGCTGTTTCCCTCTCGACTACGGAGCTTATCCCCCGCAGTCTCACTCCCGCGCTCTCACTTACCGGCATTCGGAGTTTGGCTGACGTCAGTAACCTTGTAGGGCCCATCGGCCATCCAGTAGCTCTACCTCCGGCAAGAAACACGCGAGGCTGCACCTAAATGCATTTCGGGGAGAACCAGCTATCACGAAGTTTGATTGGCCTTTCACCCCTAACCACAGGTCATCCCCCAGGTTTTCAACCCTGGTGGGTTCGGTCCTCCACGTAGTCTTACCCACGCTTCAACCTGCCCATGGCTAGATCACTTCGCTTCGGGTCTAGACCCAGCGACTCATTCGCCCTATTCAGACTCGCTTTCGCTACGGCTTCCCCACACGGGTTAACCTTGCCACTGAGCACTAACTCGCAGGCTCATTCTTCAAAAGGCACGCTGTCACCCCTGCTAGGGAGGCTCCAACGGATTGTAGGCACACGGTTTCAGGTACTATTTCACTCCCCTCCCGGGGTACTTTTCACCTTTCCCTCACGGTACTGGTCCGCTATCGGTCACTAGGTAGTATTTAGGCTTAGCAAGTGGTCTTGCCGGATTCACACGGGATTTCTCGGGCCCCGTGCTACTTGGGATCCCCTTCGGGAGGCCGCGTCATTTCGTCTACGGGGGTCGCACCCTCTGTGCCGGGCCTTTCAATGCCCTTCGACTATAACGCGGCTTTCTGACTCCCTGACCAGGTACCAGCCCGGTCTGAAAGGTCCCACAACCCCGCCCATGCAACGCCTGGTAGCTATCACACATGAACGGTTTGGCCTGTTCCGCTTTCGCTCGCCACTACTCACGGAATATCTCTTCCTGTCGGTACTGAGATGTTTCACTTCCCGACGTTCCCTCCACACACCCTATATATTCAGGTGCGGGTCACTGGACATGACTCCAGCGGGGTTTCCCCATTCGGAGATCCTCGGATCACGGTTCGTTTGCCAACTCCCCGAGGCTTATCGCAGGCTACAACGTCCTTCATCGGCTCCTAGTGCCAAGGCATCCACCCTGTGCCCTTAAAAACTTGACAACAAAAAATTGCAGAGAACAAAGATAAATCTTTGATCTTACAAAGATGCTCGCGTCCACTGTGCAGTTCTCAAGCTACGGACGATCCCACCCGCTCCCACGGCCTACCAACACAACGGTTGGCGGTTCACCCAGGAGACGCGATGGCCCGTTCAGAGCGACCCCACCCATGCGGGCGGTTCCCTCAGGACCCAACAGTGTGCTTGGCAAACCCATCCCCCGTACCCGTGATGTTCCACCACCCACACAAGGTGGGCAGGTACTGACACGAACCGTCATGGACGAGCTCTTCGTTAATGTTCCACCCTTGAGCAACCATCCACCCACGCGTTCGGCGGGTGCCATGGCCTCTGCACAACCAGCCCCCGAGGGCGCCGGCTGTGAGTGATGCTCCTTAGAAAGGAGGTGATCCAGCCGCACCTTCCGGTACGGCTACCTTGTTACGACTTAGTCCCAATCGCCAGTCCCACCTTCGACAGCTCCCTCCACAAGGGTTGGGCCACCGGCTTCGGGTGTTACCGACTTTCGTGACTTGACGGGCGGTGTGTACAAGGCCCGGGAACGTATTCACCGCAGCGTTGCTGATCTGCGATTACTAGCGACTCCGACTTCATGGGGTCGAGTTGCAGACCCCAATCCGAACTGAGACCGGCTTTTTGGGATTCGCTCCACCTCGCGGTATCGCAGCCCTTTGTACCGGCCATTGTAGCATGCGTGAAGCCCAAGACATAAGGGGCATGATGATTTGACGTCATCCCCACCTTCCTCCGAGTTGACCCCGGCAGTCTCTTATGAGTCCCCACCATGACGTGCTGGCAACATAAGACGAGGGTTGCGCTCGTTGCGGGACTTAACCCAACATCTCACGACACGAGCTGACGACAACCATGCACCACCTGTACACCGACCTTGCGGGGCAACCATCTCTGGAAGTTTCCGGTGTATGTCAAGCCTTGGTAAGGTTCTTCGCGTTGCATCGAATTAATCCGCATGCTCCGCCGCTTGTGCGGGCCCCCGTCAATTCCTTTGAGTTTTAGCCTTGCGGCCGTACTCCCCAGGCGGGGCACTTAATGCGTTTGCTGCGGCACGGAACTCGTGGAATGAGCCCCACACCTAGTGCCCAACGTTTACGGCATGGACTACCAGGGTATCTAATCCTGTTCGCTCCCCATGCTTTCGCTCCTCAGCGTCAGTTGCGGCCCAGTGACCTGCCTTCGCCATCGGTGTTCCTCCTGATATCTGCGCATTCCACCGCTACACCAGGAATTCCAGTCACCCCTACCGCACTCTAGTCTGCCCGTACCCGATGCAAGCTCAAGGTTGAGCCTTGAGTTTTCACACCAGACGCGACAAACCGCCTACGAGCTCTTTACGCCCAATAATTCCGGACAACGCTTGCGCCCTACGTATTACCGCGGCTGCTGGCACGTAGTTAGCCGGCGCTTCTTCTGCAGGTACCGTCACTTGCGCTTCTTCCCTGCTGAAAGAGGTTTACAACCCGAAGGCCTTCATCCCTCACGCGGCGTCGCTGCATCAGGCTTTCGCCCATTGTGCAATATTCCCCACTGCTGCCTCCCGTAGGAGTCTGGGCCGTGTCTCAGTCCCAGTGTGGCCGGTCGCCCTCTCAGGCCGGCTACCCGTCGTCGCCTTGGTAGGCCATTACCCCACCAACAAGCTGATAGGCCGCGAGTCCATCCCAGACCGATAAATCTTTCCAGACACTCCCCATGCAGGGGCGTCTCGTATCCAGTATTAGACCTCGTTTCCAAGGCTTATCCCGGAGTCTGGGGCAGGTTACTCACGTGTTACTCACCCGTTCGCCACTGATCCGCCCAGCAAGCTGGGCATCACCGTTCGACTTGCATGTGTTAAGCACGCCGCCAGCGTTCGTCCTGAGCCAGGATCAAACTCTCCGTAAATGTTTGCTATCAACCCCGAAGGATTAACAACCATACGAAGCGGACCCGAAGGTCCATAATCATGGCTACAAACCGAAAACATGACGTTTTCAATTCATACCAAAAGAAGTCTCAACACGAACACACAACACACACCGAAGGTGCGCGCCACACGCCCATGCAGGACAATTGGCATTAACTATCAAGCACACTGTTGAGTTCTCAAGCAACCGACACGCACCGACTCCAACCCCTCAGGGGCCTTCACTCGGGGCAACTTCTCTACCTTACCAGGTCTGAGTCAGTGTGTCTACCGCCGAGGCGGGGACAACTCTTCACTGGTTCCCTCACGAGTCGGCAGATCCAGGACCTGCACTTCGTGGGGGCTGTCTGCTCGCGGGACCAGCCACTTCGCGGCGGCTCCGAAGAGCTTCGCAGTGGTGTCTGTTCCTCCCTGTCGGGCTGACATCCAGAAGATTACGTCGAGGTGACCGGCAAGGTCAAACCCGTGCGCGGTGACCCCGGTCACCGCGCACGGCTCGCACCAGCTCTGCCGGCCGTCAGCGGCCCCGGTGACGACGGCGGGGCCGAGGGACGAGTCCCCCGGCCCCGCCGTCATGCACGCGGGTCCGTCACGCGACCTCGGCCACGGCGAGCGTCCGCTTGCCCCGGCGCAGGACGGCGAAACGTCCGTGCAGGAGATCCTCCGCCCCGAGCACGGCGTCCTCGGTCGTCACCTTCACGTTGTTGACGTAGGCGCCGCCCTCGGCGATCGCGCGTCGCGCCGCGCCCTTCGAACCCACGAGGCCCGCCCCCACGAGAAGGTCGACGATCAGGTCGCCGGCAGCCGCCGTCGTACGCGGCAGCTCGGCCACGGCCGCCGCGAGCGTGCCCGCGTCGAGCACCACCAGGTCCCCCCGGCCGAAGAGCGCCTGGCTCGCCACGATGACCGCCTCGGTCGCCGCGGCGCCGTGGACCAGCGTGGTGACGTCGGCCGCGAGCGCCTTCTGCGCCTCGCGCGCCGCAGGGCGCTCGGCGACCGCACGCTCGAGCTCGGCGATCTCCTCCGCGGTACGGAAGGTGAAGATCTTGAGCCAGCCCACCACGTCCGCGTCGTCCGCGTTGACCCAGTACTGGTAGAAGGCGTAGGGGCTCATCATGTCCGGGTCGAGCCACACGGCCCCGCCCTCGGTCTTGCCGAACTTGGTCCCGTCGGCCTTGGTGATGAGCGGCGTCGTCAGGACGTGCACCGACGCACCCTCGGCCTTGCGGATCAGCTCGACGCCCGAGAGCAGGTTGCCCCACTGGTCGTTGCCGCCCGTCTGGAGCGTGACGCCCTCGCGGCGGAAGAGCTCGAGGTAGTCGTTCCCCTGGAGGATCTGGTAGCTGAACTCGGTGAAGCTGATGCCCTCGTCCGACTTCAGGCGGCGCGCCACGGTGTCCTTGGCCAGCATGGTGCCCAGGCGGTAGTGCTTGCCGATCTCCCGCAGGAAGTCGATCGCCGTGAGGCCCGCCGTCCAGTCGAGGTTGTTGACGATGCGTGCCGGGTTGTCACCCTCGAAGTCGAGGAAGCGCGACACCTGTGCCTTGAGCCGCTCGGTCCACTCGGCGACCGTGTCCTTGGTGTTGAGGATCCGCTCGCCCGACTGGCGCGGGTCACCGATCATGCCCGTCGCGCCACCGACGAGCGCGATCGCGCGGTGCCCCGCGAGCTGCAGGTGGCGCAGCAGGATGAGCTGGACCAGGTGACCGTGGTGCAGGCTCGGCGCGGTCGGGTCGAAGCCGCAGTAATAGGTGACGGGTCCCTCGGCCAGCGCAGCACGCAGCGCGGCCTCGTCGGTGGACTGCGCCACCAGGCCTCGCCATTGCAACTCGTCGAGAACGTCGTTCACTGCATCTCCTTCGTCGTGCCCGCGCGCGATGCGGCGCAGGGCGTGGGACGGGCGCGCCGTCGTCCCGCGCGCCCGAGGTCCTAGTCTGCCGTGTCCCACCCTCCAGCACCGACTCCGTCCCGGAGCGGCGCCCTCAGCGGGTGCGGCGGGTCGCGGGCCGGTACGCCGAGACGGTCGGGTCTCCCGTGAGCCACAGGCGCCAGGGGAAGAGTCCCGCGTCGCCTCCGTCGCCGCTCACGCCCACACGTGGTCCGGTCGCGATCGCGGGCCGCAGGGTCCGCACGTCCCGGTGCACGACGACGTCACCCGCCTCGTCCGTCACGTCCAGCCCGTAGTGGGCCAGGTCGAGGCCGAGCGCCACCGCGAGCCGCGCCGGACCGCGCGCGATCTGGCGGTCCGAGTCGCAGACGCCGCTGTCGAGCCTGCGTGCCCGCGCCAGCTCGACGCCGTCGGTCACCTCGCCCGCCCGCAGGAGGACCGCCGACGCGGAGCCCACCGGGCCGCAGACCACGTTGACGCAGTGGTGCAGGCCAAGGTGGCGGTAGACGTACAGGTGTCCCGGCTCGCCGTACATGGCGCGGTTGCGCTCGGTCCGGCCTCGGAAGGCGTGCGACCCCGGGTCCTGCTCACCGTCGTACGCCTCGACCTCGGTCAACCGCACCGTGACGGCCCCCTCGGGGGTGCGGTGCGTGATCGAGGCCCCCAGGAGGTCGCGCGCGACCTCGAGGCTCGGGCGGGCGAACCACCCCCGGGCCGGGACGTCCAGGACGGAGCCGTCGGGATCGGCGGTCCGGGAACGAAGGGACTCGGTCACGTGGGCCTCCTGGCTGGGCGGGCGTCTCCCCCGCAATCTACGCCTCGCATGTTTCGACTTCCGCCCGCGTCCGGCGAGTCAGACGTCGCCGGTGCGCTCGGGCGACGGATCGGTGATCGTGACCGGCTCACCGAAGCCGTCGAGCACCACGTCGGCCCGCTCGGCCGTCCCCTCGGCCGCGTAGACCTCTCGCTCCGAGACCATCCACTCGACCCACGGCCCGCGAGCCTCCTCGCCGTCGCGCGCCAGACCGCGGGCCAGGCGGAGGTCGTCGTCCGCCTCGACCCAGACGAGCAGCGTCGTGAGATCGGCGATCCGCCGGGCACCCGCGCCGCAGCCCTCGACCACGAGGAACGGGGCGAGCGGGACGTCGTGCCACTCGGCGAAGTCCTCGAGCGTCCAGTCGTAGCGCTGGTAGCGCCCCGGTCGGCCGGCCGCCAGCGGGTCGAGGACCTGCTCGACGAGCCGGCCCACCCCTGCCGTCATGCCCGTCCAGCCCTCGTACAGGTCGTCCATGTGGACCACCTGCGCAGGGAGCGCGACCCCGAGCTGCGCGGCCAGCGTCGTCTTGCCCGAGCCCGCCGGGCCGTCGACGACCACCAGGCGGCACCCTGCCCGGCCAGGGACGCCCGGACCTGCCGGACGTCCCTGGCCGAGGCGCGGCGCGCCGTCGTGCACGCGGGCCACGAGGTCCTCGAGGACCGCAGCGCTCACGCTCACGACGACCTCAGCCCTGCACCCAGAAGCGGTACTCGGCCGAACGCACCTTGGCCTCCTCGAGCTGCTCCGCGACGCGCGCGGGCGCGGTGCCGCCGACGGCGTCGCGCGAGGCGAGCGAACCCTCGACCGTGAGCACGTCCCGCACCCCCGGGGTGAGGTGCTCCGAGATGTCCGCGAGGTCCGCGTCCGTCAGGTCCCACAGCTCGATGCCGCGCTCCTCGCACACGCGCACGCACGCCCCGGCGACCTCGTGGGCCACCCGGAACGGCACGCCCTGACGGACGAGCCACTCCGCGATGTCGGTCGCGAGCGAGAAGCCCTGCGGAGCGAGCGAGGCCATGCGTTCGGTGTCGAACGTCAGGGTGCGGACCATGCCCGCGTACGCCGGGAGCAGGACCTTGAGGGTGTCGACCTGGTCGAACACCGGCTCCTTGTCCTCCTGCAGGTCGCGGTTGTACGCGAGCGGCAGGCCCTTGAGCGTGGCCAGCAGCCCCGTCAGGTCCCCGATCAGACGCCCGGCCTTGCCGCGCGCGAGCTCGGCGATGTCCGGGTTCTTCTTCTGCGGCATGATGCTCGACCCCGTGGAGTAGGCGTCGTCCAGGCGGACGAAGCCGAACTCCTTGGTGTTCCAGATGATGATCTCCTCCGCGAAGCGCGAGAGGTCGACCCCCAGCATGGCCGAGACGAACGCGAACTCCGCGACGACGTCGCGCGAGGCCGTGCCGTCGATCGAGTTCTCGACCGGGCCGTCGAAGCCCAGGTCCGCCGCGACGGCCGCCGGGTCCAGACCCAGCGACGAGCCCGCGAGCGCTCCCGAGCCGTACGGCGAGCGCCCGGCCCGCACGTCCCAGTCGATGAAGCGGTCGACGTCGCGCAGCAGGGGCCACGCGTGCGCCAGCAGGTGGTGCGCGAGCAGCACGGGCTGCGCGTGCTGCAGGTGCGTGCGGCCAGGCATCGGGGCGCCGGGGTGCGCCTCGGCCTGCTCGATCAGGGCGTCGACGACGTCCAGCACCAGGAGCCCGATCGCCCGGGCCTCCTCGCGCAGGTACGACCGCACGAGCGTCGCGATCTGGTCGTTGCGCGAACGCCCCGCGCGCAGCTTGCCGCCGAGCTCCGGACCCGCGCGCTCGATGAGCCCGCGCTCGAGGGCCGTGTGCACGTCCTCGTCGGCCAGGACCGGGAGGAACGCCCCCGACCCGACGTCGGCCGAGAGCACGTCCAGCGCCTCGAGCATCGCGGTCAGCTCGTCGTCGTCGAGCAGACCCGCCGCCGCGAGCACCTTGGCGTGGGCCCGCGAGCCCGCGATGTCGTGCTGCGCGAGGCGCCAGTCGAAGTGCGTCGACTGCGAGAGGGCGGCCAGTGCCTCCGCGGGGCCGCCGGCGAACCGGCCGCCCCACAGGCTCACCGGAGCCTGCGACGCACCCTGCACCTCGGCCGCTGCGCCCGCAGCGGCGCCGGACGTGATCTCGTCACCCATGGTTCACAGGCTCCCGGTGCCGAAGTCCACGCCGTTGCCGAACTTCTCGTCGCGGGCCGCGGAGAGCTTGGCCGTGAGGCCGAAGATCTCGATGAAGCCCTTGGCCTGCGACTGGTCGAACGAGTCGCCCTCGTCGTAGGTCGCGAGGTTGAAGTCGTACAGGCTCGACTCGCTGCGGCGGCCCGTGACGGTCGCGCGCCCGCCGTGCAGGACGAGGCGGATGTCGCCCGAGACGTAACGCTGGGTGTCGTCGATGAAGACGTCGAGCGACTTCTTGAGCGGGCTGAACCACATGCCGTCGTAGACCAGCTCGGTCCAGCGCTGCTCGACGCCACGCTTGAAGCGGGCCTGCTCGCGCTCGAGGGTCACGTTCTCGAGCTCCTGGTGCGCCGCGATGAGAGCGATCGCGCCCGGTGCCTCGTAGATCTCGCGGGACTTGATGCCGACCAGGCGGTCCTCGACGATGTCGATGCGGCCCACACCCTGGGCGCCGGCACGACGGTTCATCTCCTGGATGGCCTGCAGCGGGGTCACCGCGACGCCGTCGAGCGCGACCGGCACGCCCTGCTCGAACGTGATGACGACCTCGTCCGCGACGGGCGGGAACGTGGGGTCGTCGGTGTAGTTGTAGACGTCCTTCGTCGGGGCGTTCCAGATGTCCTCGAGGAAGCCCGTCTCGACGGCGCGTCCCCACACGTTCTGGTCGACAGAGAACGGGTTGTGCTTGGTCGTCGCGATCGGCAGCGAGTGCTTCTCGGCGTACGCGATGGCCTTCTCGCGCGTCAGCGCGAGGTCGCGGACCGGCGCGATCGTCTTGAGCTCGGGCGCGAGCGACGTCGTCGCGACCTCGAAGCGGACCTGGTCGTTGCCCTTGCCCGTGCAGCCGTGCGCGACGGTCGTCGCGCCGAACTGGCGGGCCGCGCGCACCAGGTGCTTGACGATCACGGGGCGCGAGATCGCGGAGACCAGCGGGTAGCGGTCGAGGTACAGGCCGTTCGCGCGCAGCGCGGGCATGCAGTACTCCTCGGCGAACTCGTCGCGGGCGTCCGCGACGTAGGCCTCGACGGCGCCGCAGTCGAGGGCGCGCTGGCGGATGACCTCGAGGTCCTCGCCGCCCTGGCCGACGTCGACGGCCACGGCGACGACCTCGGCCCCGGTGGCCTCGCCGATCCAGCCGATGGCAACGGAGGTGTCCAGGCCGCCCGAGTAGGCGAGCACGACGCGTTCAGTCATGACTTGTTCTCTTCCTTGCGTGGGGTGATGGGTCCAAGTGTGGCAGCCGCCGAGGCTCGGCGGTCGCCGTGGTCGCTGCGCGGCCCGGAAGGGCCGTCGCTAGCCAGGAGGTGCTGAGATCGTGGGGGTGGCGGGGGCCACGGGGTTGGTCAGGGCCAGGAAGCGCGCGGCCAGGTCCTCGCCGCCGTCGACGTCGCGCGAGATCACCAGGACGGTGTCGTCGCCCGCGATCGTGCCCAGGACGCCGACGAACACCGAGTGGTCGATCGCCGACGCCAGGTACTGCGCGGCGCCGGGCGGCGTGCGCAGCACGACGAGGTTGCCCGACGCCTCGGCCGAGACCAGGAGCTCGGCGCACAGCCGCGCGAGCCGGGCCGCGACGTACTCGGCGTCGTTCGCGACCTGGACCGAGCGGTCGCCGCCCTCGCCGGGCACCGCGTAGACCAGCGCGCCCGACGCGCTGCGGACCTTCTCGGCCCGCAGCTCGATGAGGTCGCGCGAGAGCGTCGCCTGGGTGACGCTCACCCCGTCCTCGGCGAGCGCCTTGGCGAGCTCGGCCTGGGAGTGGATCTCGTGCCGGGCGACGAGCTGCGCGATGCGCGCGTGGCGTGCCGCCTTGGTGGTGGGCACGCTCCCCGGGCCGAGGGCGGTCGTCACGAGCGTTCCAGCAACCAGGTCAGCAGCGCCTTCTGGGCGTGCAGGCGGTTCTCGGCCTCGTCCCAGACGGCCGACTGCGGGCCGTCGATGACGTCGGCCGTGATCTCCTTGCCGCGGTAGGCGGGCAGGCAGTGCAGCACGAGCGCGTCGTCGGCGGCGACCGCCAGGAGCTCGGCGTTCACCTGGTACGGGACGAACGGCAGCTCGCGCTCGGCCGCGCTCGCCTCGTCGCCCATCGAGACCCAGGTGTCGGTCGCGACGACGTCCGCGCCACGCGTGGCCTCGGCCGCGTCCGTGGTCACGAGCACGGAACCGCCCGTGTCCCGGGCGATGCGCTCGGCGTCGGCGACGACCGCCGGGTCCGGCAGGAAGCCGGCCGGGGCCCCGATGCGCACGTGCATGCCCGCGGTCACGCCGCCCAGGAGGTAGGAGTGCGCCATGTTGTTGGCGCCGTCGCCCAGGTAGA
This region of Oerskovia jenensis genomic DNA includes:
- the tyrS gene encoding tyrosine--tRNA ligase → MNDVLDELQWRGLVAQSTDEAALRAALAEGPVTYYCGFDPTAPSLHHGHLVQLILLRHLQLAGHRAIALVGGATGMIGDPRQSGERILNTKDTVAEWTERLKAQVSRFLDFEGDNPARIVNNLDWTAGLTAIDFLREIGKHYRLGTMLAKDTVARRLKSDEGISFTEFSYQILQGNDYLELFRREGVTLQTGGNDQWGNLLSGVELIRKAEGASVHVLTTPLITKADGTKFGKTEGGAVWLDPDMMSPYAFYQYWVNADDADVVGWLKIFTFRTAEEIAELERAVAERPAAREAQKALAADVTTLVHGAAATEAVIVASQALFGRGDLVVLDAGTLAAAVAELPRTTAAAGDLIVDLLVGAGLVGSKGAARRAIAEGGAYVNNVKVTTEDAVLGAEDLLHGRFAVLRRGKRTLAVAEVA
- a CDS encoding DNA-3-methyladenine glycosylase, whose protein sequence is MTESLRSRTADPDGSVLDVPARGWFARPSLEVARDLLGASITHRTPEGAVTVRLTEVEAYDGEQDPGSHAFRGRTERNRAMYGEPGHLYVYRHLGLHHCVNVVCGPVGSASAVLLRAGEVTDGVELARARRLDSGVCDSDRQIARGPARLAVALGLDLAHYGLDVTDEAGDVVVHRDVRTLRPAIATGPRVGVSGDGGDAGLFPWRLWLTGDPTVSAYRPATRRTR
- a CDS encoding uridine kinase family protein, with translation MSAAVLEDLVARVHDGAPRLGQGRPAGPGVPGRAGCRLVVVDGPAGSGKTTLAAQLGVALPAQVVHMDDLYEGWTGMTAGVGRLVEQVLDPLAAGRPGRYQRYDWTLEDFAEWHDVPLAPFLVVEGCGAGARRIADLTTLLVWVEADDDLRLARGLARDGEEARGPWVEWMVSEREVYAAEGTAERADVVLDGFGEPVTITDPSPERTGDV
- the argH gene encoding argininosuccinate lyase, giving the protein MGDEITSGAAAGAAAEVQGASQAPVSLWGGRFAGGPAEALAALSQSTHFDWRLAQHDIAGSRAHAKVLAAAGLLDDDELTAMLEALDVLSADVGSGAFLPVLADEDVHTALERGLIERAGPELGGKLRAGRSRNDQIATLVRSYLREEARAIGLLVLDVVDALIEQAEAHPGAPMPGRTHLQHAQPVLLAHHLLAHAWPLLRDVDRFIDWDVRAGRSPYGSGALAGSSLGLDPAAVAADLGFDGPVENSIDGTASRDVVAEFAFVSAMLGVDLSRFAEEIIIWNTKEFGFVRLDDAYSTGSSIMPQKKNPDIAELARGKAGRLIGDLTGLLATLKGLPLAYNRDLQEDKEPVFDQVDTLKVLLPAYAGMVRTLTFDTERMASLAPQGFSLATDIAEWLVRQGVPFRVAHEVAGACVRVCEERGIELWDLTDADLADISEHLTPGVRDVLTVEGSLASRDAVGGTAPARVAEQLEEAKVRSAEYRFWVQG
- a CDS encoding argininosuccinate synthase produces the protein MTERVVLAYSGGLDTSVAIGWIGEATGAEVVAVAVDVGQGGEDLEVIRQRALDCGAVEAYVADARDEFAEEYCMPALRANGLYLDRYPLVSAISRPVIVKHLVRAARQFGATTVAHGCTGKGNDQVRFEVATTSLAPELKTIAPVRDLALTREKAIAYAEKHSLPIATTKHNPFSVDQNVWGRAVETGFLEDIWNAPTKDVYNYTDDPTFPPVADEVVITFEQGVPVALDGVAVTPLQAIQEMNRRAGAQGVGRIDIVEDRLVGIKSREIYEAPGAIALIAAHQELENVTLEREQARFKRGVEQRWTELVYDGMWFSPLKKSLDVFIDDTQRYVSGDIRLVLHGGRATVTGRRSESSLYDFNLATYDEGDSFDQSQAKGFIEIFGLTAKLSAARDEKFGNGVDFGTGSL
- a CDS encoding arginine repressor, whose translation is MTTALGPGSVPTTKAARHARIAQLVARHEIHSQAELAKALAEDGVSVTQATLSRDLIELRAEKVRSASGALVYAVPGEGGDRSVQVANDAEYVAARLARLCAELLVSAEASGNLVVLRTPPGAAQYLASAIDHSVFVGVLGTIAGDDTVLVISRDVDGGEDLAARFLALTNPVAPATPTISAPPG